The genomic window AGGTGGCCCCTGATGAGGCCCTCATGAAAACCGACCTGGGCGAACTCGACCAGGAGGCCTCCATTGTCCGTTTCGTGAACCAGATCATCTGGGAGGCCTACCAGGAACGCGCCACGGATATCCACATGGAACCCATGGAGACCCAGCTGCGCATCCGTTACCGGGTTGACGGGGTCTTGCACCAGACGCCGCTCCCCGCCCAACTCTCCCGGTTCCAGGCGGCCATCATTTCGCGTATCAAGGTAATGGCCAACATGGACATCGCCGAGAAGCGACTGCCCCAGGATGGGCGTATCGGCATGCGCATCCAGGGCGAAGATATCGACATCCGCGTTTCCACCCTGCCCACCGCCTACGGGGAAAGCGTCAGTCTGCGGTTGCTCATGCGCGGCAAGGAATTCATCGGGCTCCGCCAGCTGGGACTGCGTGAACGCGACGAAACCATTATCCGGAAAATCATTGAAAAGCCGAATGGGATCATCCTGGTGACGGGCCCCACAGGTTCGGGAAAATCCACCTCGCTCTACGCCTATCTCCACGAGATCAATACCATCGACCAGCGCATCATCACGGTGGAAGACCCCATTGAATACGAAATGGCCGGCATCAACCAGTGCAACGTCAAATCGGAAATCGGACTGACCTTTGCCAATGCCCTGCGCTCCATCCTGCGGCAGGACCCGGACATCATCATGATTGGTGAAATTCGCGACTTTGAAACGGCAGAAATCGCCATCCGGGCCTCCCTGACCGGTCATCTGGTGTTCAGCACCCTGCACACCAACGATGCCGGCGGCGCGGTGACCCGGCTGCTCGACATGGGCGTGGAACCCTTCCTGGTGGCGTCTTCGCTTGAAGCGGTCGTGGCTCAACGGCTGGTGCGCCGGCTCTGTCCGGCCTGTAAACGCCCGGTCACGAATCCGGATCTAGCCCTTCTGGGAAGTCTCGGCTTTCCCCTCGAAAAAATCGCCACCGCCACCATGCAGGAGCCGGTCGGGTGCGAGAAGTGCCGCATGACCGGTTTTCGCGGGCGAACCGGCCTGTACGAACTACTGGCCATTTCCGAGGGGATCGAGCATCTGATCCTGCAACGCTCCTCCTCCAATGCCATCAAGCAAAAGGCCGTCGAAGAAGGCATGCAAACCCTGCGCGATGACGGTTGGATCAAGGTGCTGGAAGGCATTACCACCGTGGAAGAAGTCGTCCGGGTGTCGGAGGATGCCGATTGATTTTCAACTACATAGCCAAGGATAAAGCGGGCCAGCGCGTGGAAGGGTCCCTGGAAGCCAATGACCGCCTGACCGCGCTGCGTCAGGTGGAAAAGAAGGGCTATACCCCTGTTTCGATTGCCGCCGAAACCGCATCGAGCAAACCTAAAGCGGCGAAATCAACCGCCGCCCCTTCCAAATTCGGCTTCAATTTCAACAAGACCCCGCGCATGAAGCCCCGTGAAATCCTGGTCTTTTCCACCGAACTGAGCGACTTGCTGGCCTCCGGCATGAACTTGGGCCAGGCCTTGTCGACCCTGGCGAACCGGAAAACGGGGTCGGCTTCGGATGACATCATCCGGGACCTACGCGATCAGATCATTCAGGGAACCACATTGTCCGACTCCATGGCCAAACATCCCAAATCATTCCCCTCCCTTTACGTCAGTATGGTGAAGGTGGGTGAGGCCAGCGGCGCCCTGGCGGAAATCATGTTACGCCTGGTCGAGCACTACGAGCGCGTACAGGACTTGAAGGAAAAAGTGGTGATGGCCCTGGTGTATCCCGCCATCGTGCTCGTCATGGGATTTGCCACCATGGTCTTCTCGATGGTGTTTGTGATCCCGAAATTTTCCGCCATCTTCCTCGAAATGGGAAGCACCCTGCCGCTGCCAACCCGCATGCTGATCGGCCTGAGCCAGGGGATGCTGAAATACGGCTGGCTGGCCGTAGGCTTGGCGGCACTGGGCGGGTTCCTGCTGAACCGCTACCTGAATACGACTGAGGGAAAACATAAGTGGCACCGCATCCAATTGAAGGCCCCGTTCATCAAGGGGATCGTGGCCGCCAGCACCTATGCCAATTTCGCCCGCACCCTGAGCACCCTCCTGAGTAACGGCGTGCCCGCCCTGCAAGCGTTGACCATCGTCGAAAAAACGGTTGATAACGTGGTGATTGCCGCCGAAATCCGGAATGCCCGCGACCGGGTGACCGACGGCACCACCATCTCCGGGCCGCTGGCGGCGGGCAAGGTCTTCCCCCCCCTGATGACCGACATGCTGGCCATTGGCGAGCAGACCGGCGATATGGCCAGTGCCCTCAAGCACATTGCCCACCGTTACGAAAATGAATTGAACCGCAATGTGAAACTGTTCACCACGGCCCTGGAGCCCATCCTGATCGTGGTCGTCGCGCTCCTGGTCGGATTTATTGCGGTCAGTATTGTCATGGCTGTGTTTAACATCACAAGCGGGTTAGGGGTCTAATAAAGGAGAAATCATGAATATGAACACGTTCGCATCCGTCCTGTTATTGAAATCAGAAAAGTCTCATTCACGCGCCGGCTTCACACTGGTCGAAATCCTGCTCGTGGTCGCCATCCTGGGAATCCTGGCAGGTGTGGCCGTGGTCAGCCTCAAGGGGCGGACCCAGGCCGCGAACATCACGGCGGCCCGCACGAGTATTCAGGCCATTGCCACGGCCATTGACACCTATGAGGTGGACAATGGCGTCTATCCGCCCAGCTTGCAGAATCTGCTGACCAAAGCCAGCGAACTGAACTGGAACGGCCCCTATTTAAAGGATGGCCGCATGCCCAAAACGCCCTGGGGTGAAGATTTTGTGTATGCGCTCAAAGGGGATGTGTATGAACTCAAGGCCCGTAAACCCGACGGGGAGTTCGTTACCAATTAATTGAAAATCGAAGCTTCCATGCCAGGGCTCCCCCACTCCCGCCGTCCCGGTTTCACCCTCGTTGAAATCCTGATGGTTCTTGCCATCATGGGAATCATGACGGTGGTAACCATGCCCTCGCTGGTCAAGTCCATCCGGGGCAACCGGCTGAGAGTGGGTACCCGGACCATCGTCATGGCGGCAAATTACGCCCGGACCAGCGCCATTCTGAGGAATCAGGAGATGAAACTGACACTCGACAAGGGAAATAATCAAGTGAGCGTCGACCCGCTGCGGTCCGCCGCTCCCGCCCTTCCGGGTGATCAGATCTTCCAAACGGAACCGTCAACACCCCTGACTGGAACGCCCCCGCCCGATCCCGATGCCCCCGCAGAAACGGGAACCAGCGCTGCGCCCTTCACCAGTATCATCCGCAAGTTGGACGCGGTACAAATTGAATCCTTTAGTGTGGAAGGGAAGAAAGACAGCCTGAAAGGGGATGCGGCCACCATCCTGTATCAATCGAACGGCCGGTGCACGCCCTTCGAAGCGCGTGTCGTGGACGAATTCGGCAGCAGTATGGTCATTACTGTGGATGCCATCGGATCTGTCAAGGTTACGCAGAAAGGGGATTAAGACGTGATCAGACGCTCCAAAGCCGGCATGACTCTCGTTGAAATTCTCATGGCGCTCGCGATTCTGGCGATTTCGGCCGGCGTTCTCATGACCGCCACCTCGCGCTGCCTCGCCGTCGTCAGTACGGCCAAGAATTACTACGAGGCCCGCCGTATTCTTGAAACCGGTGAACTGGACTATCCGTTGCTGGTGGTTAAGAAGAAAAATGAAAAGGACCTGAAAGCCCTGAACCTGAATGTGGGCCCCATCGACTATCCGCGTAACTTCACCTATCAACGCACCTCTGAACGGGATGCCGATAAAGAGGACCTGATGATCGTCAAGACCCGGGTCTCCTGGTCGGCGAAAGGGAAAGCCTCGTTCGAGGAAGTCACCAGCTACTTATACTTTACCAATGATGTGACCGGACTTTGAACCTCATGAATTCAGAATCCAGAATACAGAATCCAGAATCTTCCGGTAGTCATCGGACTCCGGCCTCCGGACTCCTGTCTTCAGGCGTCTCACGCCTCACCTCTCACGTCTCACGTCTTACGTCTCACGGATTCACCCTGATTGAGCTTCTGGTGGCCTTATCCATCATGACCCTGGTCTGCGGGGCGTCCTTCATGCTCCTGTCTTCGGTCAGCAAGGCCTGGCAGCGGGGAACGGCGTTAAGCAAAGATCTGCATGCCGGCGATTTTGTGATCGAGCAACTCGTGGGGGCGCTCCGCTCGGCCCGGTACCGCAATGGCGAAGACGGGTTGATCCTCAAGAAAAGCGGAAGCGGGAAGACGGCCTCCGACAGCATTTCCTGGGTCAAAGAGGGATCGGATCTGGTCGGCGTCAACTCCTATATGGCCAAGACGTTTCATCATGTCCGCTTTTTTATCGGACAGGACAAGAAAGGGACACGCGGCGCCGCCTATACCGCCTGGGGCGATGAGTACCTCCAACCGGAAGACTTTGATCCCGAGACCCTTGAGCCGGAAGTGCTCTCCGACCGGATTATCGGCCTGGGCGTCCGCGTGGCGACCAATGATTTTGAAACCGAGAAAATCGAGTGGTTGGATGAGTGGGAAGGCCGCTGCACCGCCGGGGGGGACCTCACCAACCATCTTCCGCGTTTTATCGAGATCACGCTCTATATGCAGCCCCTGGAAGAGGGTAACGAACCGCTTGAGATGCGCCGCCTGATAGATATTCCCATTGCCAAAGAGGGGTTACGATGAAACGCGGCTCAGCCTTAATCATTGTACTCTGGGTGGTCGCCCTCCTGTCAGTCCTGATCGGCGGCTTCGCCTTTGACATGCATGTGGAATCAAAAATCGTGTCGTACCTCCGCAAACGTCTTAAAGCCGAGTATCTCTCCAAGGCAGGGCTGGAATATGCCCAGGTCCTGCTGATTCACAGCCAGGAGGTTAAAGGCAAGGGAGACACCGAGGAGCTGAAGGGCAAATACTGGTACGATGCCGCCAAACGCCTGCGCCAGGGCTATGCCGTCATGGGCTTGACCGAGAAACTCGGTGAAGGCACCTTTGTGCTGGATATCCTCCCCGAACCCGCCCTGAGAAATATTAACGCCTTGAAAGATGAGGATTGGGAGCGGATATTCAAGCTGAGCGGCGTCCCGGAAGACCAATGGAGCGAGCTGATTGACTGCCTCAACGACTGGCGGGATCCCGATGATCAGCCTAATCTGGATGGAGCGGAAACCGATGACTATTACGCCCGGCTTGACCCGCCTTACAAGGCGCGAGGCCACAGTGAAAGCGGGTCTAGCTCCAAAACCCCAAAAGTCACCACTCCTAACAAATTCGTCAATTTAGACACCATTGAGGAACTCCTCCTGATCAAAGGGTGGAGCTATGCCATCCTCTACGGCGGTTATATGGACGAGGGGGACACCAACACCGTCGCCCTGACCGGCATTGCAGACCTGTTGACCGCCAACCCCGAAGCCGGGGAAACGGTCAATATCAATGCCGCCTCGAAGCGGGTATTGATGACCCTGCCCGGCATTGACAGCACCCTGGCGGATGCGATTATTTCCGAGCGGGAGAAGGGGGGCAGACAAGGTTTGACAGGAAGCGCGCAAATAAGTGAAGATTACTTTTTTACAGACGTGAATAACCTGTTCAGCCGGGTCCCGGAGCTGAGCAAGCTCACGGCTGAGGAGCAACAGCGGCTGAAAGCGCTGGGAGGAACCGTGTCCTCCGTGCTCCGGGTGCGTTCATCCGGAGTGGTGCACGGGGTTGAATACCGGATGACGTCCACCTTGGGAGGGGATCCCTCGAAAAATGGGAACCCGACAATACGTAAATAAGCGACGATTATGGCTGGAAAAGTCCTGACAAGTTTAGCTGTGCGGTCCCGCTCACTGGAGTGGGCCGTCCTGCATAAGGCCGGCGAAAAACAAGTCCTGCCCCCTACCCGCTCGGTTGAACTGGAGCTTGGCGAAAATCAAAAGGATCTTCTCGCGGGCATCCAGGCCGAACGGGACCGGCTGATAGAAGAGATCCGGACCAAATGCGGCCGCATCCCCGCCCCCGTCAGCATCGGGATTCCCGCCTCGTGGGTGCTGCTGCGCATTGCGGAACTGCCCTCCGGCAGTCCTGACGAGATCAAGAGCATGGCTGAACTTCAGATCGACAAGTTCTCGCCCTTCCCGATTGACGAGTCGGCCTTCTCCTATGAACTCCTGTCAGAGCAGAACGGTCGCTGCCGCCTGTTGTTAAGCGCGATTCGCACCGAGACCATCAACCTCCTGGCGGACGCCTTGAAAGCTGCCGGCATCGAACCCAAATGGGTGGACATCAACCTGCTGGGCTGGTGGCAGTTGCTTCAAGATGCCGGCAAAGTTCATGCGGCGGGGGTCCAGATTTTCATTATTCTGGAAGATGCCACGTGTGACCTCATCATCACCTCTGCCGGCATTCCCCTTTCCATGCGCTCGTTGAGCGGAATGAATGACATGCCCGCCAGTGAAGCGGATGAGGAAATTGCCAGGGAAACCGCCTTGACACTAGCCTCATTGGATCTGGACCGGGAGGGGGAACAACCGGCGTCCTTCACCATCTGGCACCGGGGCGATAGTCCGGCCGGCCTTATCGGGATTTTTGAAAGCCAGTTCCAGATTACCGCCCACCCCGAACCGCTTGATTCCCTTCCGCCCCTTGCCGAAGGCTTGCTCAAACGGACCGAAACACGGACGGACGGCAGAATGGATCTCGCCCCGGTTGCCTGGCTGCAAACGGAAACCGCCCTGCGGACCAAACGACGGGTCATCCTGTTCTCGATCATTGCCGCCTCAATCTGGCTGACCGGCATGCTCGCCCTGTTCGGGGGCCTTCAATTTCAGCGGAACAGCATCAACTCCCTCACCAGTGAGCTGACCGAACTCAAGGCGCCGGCCGAGAAGGTTAAAGCAATCCGGGAACGGACCCAGGGGCTGACCAAATATATGGACCGGTCCTTCTCCGGTCTGGAGTGCCTGCGTGAAGTCAGCGACCGGTTGCCCCCCGGGATTACGCTCAAGTCTTTCAATTACCACAAGAACAAGAACCTGGAAATGAG from bacterium includes these protein-coding regions:
- a CDS encoding type II secretion system F family protein encodes the protein MIFNYIAKDKAGQRVEGSLEANDRLTALRQVEKKGYTPVSIAAETASSKPKAAKSTAAPSKFGFNFNKTPRMKPREILVFSTELSDLLASGMNLGQALSTLANRKTGSASDDIIRDLRDQIIQGTTLSDSMAKHPKSFPSLYVSMVKVGEASGALAEIMLRLVEHYERVQDLKEKVVMALVYPAIVLVMGFATMVFSMVFVIPKFSAIFLEMGSTLPLPTRMLIGLSQGMLKYGWLAVGLAALGGFLLNRYLNTTEGKHKWHRIQLKAPFIKGIVAASTYANFARTLSTLLSNGVPALQALTIVEKTVDNVVIAAEIRNARDRVTDGTTISGPLAAGKVFPPLMTDMLAIGEQTGDMASALKHIAHRYENELNRNVKLFTTALEPILIVVVALLVGFIAVSIVMAVFNITSGLGV
- a CDS encoding PilN domain-containing protein → MAGKVLTSLAVRSRSLEWAVLHKAGEKQVLPPTRSVELELGENQKDLLAGIQAERDRLIEEIRTKCGRIPAPVSIGIPASWVLLRIAELPSGSPDEIKSMAELQIDKFSPFPIDESAFSYELLSEQNGRCRLLLSAIRTETINLLADALKAAGIEPKWVDINLLGWWQLLQDAGKVHAAGVQIFIILEDATCDLIITSAGIPLSMRSLSGMNDMPASEADEEIARETALTLASLDLDREGEQPASFTIWHRGDSPAGLIGIFESQFQITAHPEPLDSLPPLAEGLLKRTETRTDGRMDLAPVAWLQTETALRTKRRVILFSIIAASIWLTGMLALFGGLQFQRNSINSLTSELTELKAPAEKVKAIRERTQGLTKYMDRSFSGLECLREVSDRLPPGITLKSFNYHKNKNLEMSGEADEYALIADFKKDLERSKLFVASDLTRTRRTKEGKEEFKIICTLPGGEQP
- a CDS encoding prepilin-type N-terminal cleavage/methylation domain-containing protein — encoded protein: MIRRSKAGMTLVEILMALAILAISAGVLMTATSRCLAVVSTAKNYYEARRILETGELDYPLLVVKKKNEKDLKALNLNVGPIDYPRNFTYQRTSERDADKEDLMIVKTRVSWSAKGKASFEEVTSYLYFTNDVTGL
- a CDS encoding GspH/FimT family pseudopilin, translating into MPGLPHSRRPGFTLVEILMVLAIMGIMTVVTMPSLVKSIRGNRLRVGTRTIVMAANYARTSAILRNQEMKLTLDKGNNQVSVDPLRSAAPALPGDQIFQTEPSTPLTGTPPPDPDAPAETGTSAAPFTSIIRKLDAVQIESFSVEGKKDSLKGDAATILYQSNGRCTPFEARVVDEFGSSMVITVDAIGSVKVTQKGD
- a CDS encoding type II secretion system protein — its product is MNSESRIQNPESSGSHRTPASGLLSSGVSRLTSHVSRLTSHGFTLIELLVALSIMTLVCGASFMLLSSVSKAWQRGTALSKDLHAGDFVIEQLVGALRSARYRNGEDGLILKKSGSGKTASDSISWVKEGSDLVGVNSYMAKTFHHVRFFIGQDKKGTRGAAYTAWGDEYLQPEDFDPETLEPEVLSDRIIGLGVRVATNDFETEKIEWLDEWEGRCTAGGDLTNHLPRFIEITLYMQPLEEGNEPLEMRRLIDIPIAKEGLR
- a CDS encoding type II secretion system protein GspG; protein product: MNMNTFASVLLLKSEKSHSRAGFTLVEILLVVAILGILAGVAVVSLKGRTQAANITAARTSIQAIATAIDTYEVDNGVYPPSLQNLLTKASELNWNGPYLKDGRMPKTPWGEDFVYALKGDVYELKARKPDGEFVTN
- a CDS encoding ATPase, T2SS/T4P/T4SS family translates to MTTALPTSLTGLLKRTGLLSEAQIATLLQHAQQNDLSITRSAVAQGFTTEDAFLESLATVLHVPFLRLGTIAIDGAILEKLPTRTVFQYNVIPYAIENGALMVATNDPFDSGLVDALRLASGMRVKLALGLLNDIANATKKFYGVGADTMEKLMQDDHRIEVAPDEALMKTDLGELDQEASIVRFVNQIIWEAYQERATDIHMEPMETQLRIRYRVDGVLHQTPLPAQLSRFQAAIISRIKVMANMDIAEKRLPQDGRIGMRIQGEDIDIRVSTLPTAYGESVSLRLLMRGKEFIGLRQLGLRERDETIIRKIIEKPNGIILVTGPTGSGKSTSLYAYLHEINTIDQRIITVEDPIEYEMAGINQCNVKSEIGLTFANALRSILRQDPDIIMIGEIRDFETAEIAIRASLTGHLVFSTLHTNDAGGAVTRLLDMGVEPFLVASSLEAVVAQRLVRRLCPACKRPVTNPDLALLGSLGFPLEKIATATMQEPVGCEKCRMTGFRGRTGLYELLAISEGIEHLILQRSSSNAIKQKAVEEGMQTLRDDGWIKVLEGITTVEEVVRVSEDAD
- a CDS encoding helix-hairpin-helix domain-containing protein produces the protein MKRGSALIIVLWVVALLSVLIGGFAFDMHVESKIVSYLRKRLKAEYLSKAGLEYAQVLLIHSQEVKGKGDTEELKGKYWYDAAKRLRQGYAVMGLTEKLGEGTFVLDILPEPALRNINALKDEDWERIFKLSGVPEDQWSELIDCLNDWRDPDDQPNLDGAETDDYYARLDPPYKARGHSESGSSSKTPKVTTPNKFVNLDTIEELLLIKGWSYAILYGGYMDEGDTNTVALTGIADLLTANPEAGETVNINAASKRVLMTLPGIDSTLADAIISEREKGGRQGLTGSAQISEDYFFTDVNNLFSRVPELSKLTAEEQQRLKALGGTVSSVLRVRSSGVVHGVEYRMTSTLGGDPSKNGNPTIRK